A portion of the Pseudomonas sp. GR 6-02 genome contains these proteins:
- a CDS encoding acyltransferase family protein: MLHKDNNLNLLRLVAALMVLYAHSFDIYGNTPEIFIGIDSYGGLGIAIFFIISGYLISKSWSSDPSVINFLVKRSLRIFPALIVVVVLTSFLLGPIFSTLTVKQYFSDLAFIMYLKNIILSPVFYLPGVLEHSRVANVINGPLWSLPIEFFMYLVVVALGLLFNGGRLVYTIATALFALIVVFWCWRDAPLLVVYGSDVRNIPLIGIYFMIGACYAKWGLERWFSLSGVAVMVMITLLLAPYLSFSKSLLWLTLPYVVLAYGLSRSWLGSLVNKVGDCSYGVYIYAFPVQQFVLLKFPDMAYSTYLVVTVVITLVLGYASWHLIEKRVLRFKPKNKVRSVSNGADADSAFNPVVGEKLNSGA, encoded by the coding sequence ATGCTGCACAAGGATAATAACTTGAACTTGTTACGGTTGGTTGCCGCGCTGATGGTGCTATATGCTCATTCATTCGATATTTACGGTAATACCCCGGAGATTTTTATTGGTATTGATTCCTATGGCGGGCTCGGGATCGCGATATTTTTTATCATAAGTGGTTATTTGATTTCAAAAAGTTGGAGTTCTGATCCTTCGGTCATTAATTTTTTAGTTAAGCGATCGCTGCGAATATTTCCAGCCCTGATTGTTGTTGTGGTGCTAACTTCGTTTCTGCTTGGTCCCATTTTTTCGACGTTGACAGTCAAGCAGTATTTCTCGGATCTGGCATTTATTATGTACTTGAAGAATATAATTTTAAGTCCGGTATTTTATTTGCCGGGCGTGCTGGAGCACTCCAGAGTTGCCAATGTGATCAATGGTCCTCTATGGAGTTTGCCTATTGAGTTCTTCATGTATTTGGTAGTCGTCGCGCTTGGGCTTCTATTCAATGGCGGTCGTCTTGTATACACAATTGCCACAGCATTGTTTGCGCTGATTGTGGTTTTTTGGTGCTGGCGAGATGCGCCTTTGCTGGTGGTTTACGGTTCTGATGTAAGAAACATTCCGTTGATCGGCATCTATTTCATGATTGGGGCCTGTTATGCGAAGTGGGGGCTCGAACGGTGGTTCAGTCTCTCCGGCGTAGCTGTCATGGTGATGATTACCCTTTTGCTGGCGCCGTATTTATCGTTTTCGAAGTCCCTGCTATGGCTTACGTTACCGTATGTCGTCTTGGCATATGGACTTTCCAGAAGTTGGTTGGGGAGCTTGGTTAATAAAGTGGGTGACTGCTCTTACGGTGTTTATATCTATGCTTTTCCGGTTCAGCAGTTTGTTTTGCTAAAATTCCCTGATATGGCCTATTCAACTTACCTTGTTGTTACAGTGGTCATTACGCTGGTTTTAGGATACGCCTCTTGGCATTTGATAGAGAAAAGGGTTCTCAGATTCAAGCCAAAAAATAAAGTCAGGTCTGTATCGAATGGTGCTGATGCCGATTCGGCGTTCAATCCTGTTGTGGGTGAGAAGCTCAATTCAGGGGCTTGA
- a CDS encoding ComEA family DNA-binding protein, translated as MRTGYFYSLVFALLTSASIAAIAAPAVKPETGNAPLVQEVSPKAQTGKVDLNGADAPTLQRELSGIGEAKAKAIVAYRDSNGPFSSVDELLEVKGIGKAILDKNREKLEVN; from the coding sequence ATGCGTACTGGCTATTTCTACTCCCTGGTTTTTGCCCTGCTCACCAGCGCCTCTATTGCTGCAATAGCCGCGCCTGCGGTGAAGCCTGAGACAGGCAATGCACCTTTGGTGCAGGAAGTTTCCCCTAAAGCGCAAACAGGAAAAGTCGATCTTAATGGCGCTGATGCACCCACCCTGCAGCGTGAGCTGTCCGGTATCGGGGAAGCCAAGGCCAAGGCGATTGTTGCTTATCGTGACAGTAATGGTCCATTTTCGTCCGTTGACGAATTGCTGGAAGTGAAAGGCATCGGTAAAGCGATCCTGGATAAGAATCGCGAGAAGCTGGAAGTGAACTAA